TTTAAAATATCCAGGTATCTTCCGGAACGGAAGTCCTAGTAACGACCGGATTCAAAATAATTGATATTGTATATTGTTTTTGCGGTTATTGTTTTTTTCTATGGAATACTTTTAGTATGGCTATGGTCCGGATGGCGTAGGCTGCCGGTGTCCAAGCCGGTGGATTCGTCATATTTATCAGTAAAGATTACTGTAATTATACCTATGCGTAATGAAGAAAAGCATATTGGCGGATTACTTCAGGATTGTATCCATCAAGAATATCCACGACATTTATTCAAGGTACTGGTAGTTAATGATCATTCTTTTGATCAATCTGTATTTGTAGTGGAGAATTTACACGCTACAGGGGGTAACATAACCCTATTACATCTTCCGGAAGGTATGGGAGGGAAAAAGGCCGCTTTGTATTATGCATTGTCTCATGCTGATGGAGAACTTATTGTAACTACTGATGCCGATTGTAGATTATCTCCCCGATGGTTATCAGCTATTGCAGCGTGTTATGAAAATTCCCGTCCCGAAATGATCATAGGTCCTGTCATTTTCAAAGAAACAAATACTTTCTTTAGTAAATGGCAGGCACTGGAATATCTGAGTTTAACCGGAAGTGCGGCAGGAAGTGCATCATGGACGCATCCGGTTATGTGTAGTGCTGCTAACCTTGCTATTAAGCGGGAAACGATGCTGTATTATGATTATATTTATAAAAACACATTAGCTTCGGGGGATGATATGATGATGATGATGGAAATAAAAAAAAATGCCGGGCAAATCAAATATTTGAAATCATTGGATGCAACAGTGATGTCTTTTCCCTCTGATGGCTTAAAAGAGTTCATACATCAACGTAACCGGTGGACATCGAAGAGCGTAAAATATACGGATCCGGATGTTATCATTGTTGCTCTCATCGTATTTTTGGTTAATTTTTCCATCCTGTGTTGTTTTTTTATCGGGTTGTTCCGTACATCATACTTGTGGTTTGCTCTCATAATGTGGCTGATAAAAATACTGGCAGATCTGCCCTTTTTGTATTCATTGTCCCGGTTTTGGAAAAGAAAAAAATTAATCCGGATATTTATTCCTACGCAATTGATCTATCCATTTTATATCGTATCTACAGTATTTATGGGGATTTTATCACCAGTGTATTGGAAAGGAAGAAAAAGTTAGTTGATTATTTTATGATGATCGGAAATATTTTTTAAATATAAACGCAACGTTTTCTTTTTTTTCCGTCATAATAGTAATCAATGAGGTTTGGTTATGGAACGAGGTTTGGTCGCTTATTTATTATGCAGCCAAGCCTTTTTTCGTGTCAATGAATATTGGAGCACTATGAGTGCTTTTCCTGTTCATTTTTGCGATAAACATAATTAACACCGTATTCTTTACATTTTTCTCTCATTTGATCGTCGGGAAGATCAGAAAAATGCTTTTCAACTTCATTCCATATACATAAGATGATCTCATCAGCCTGGGTACGTTGTTCGGCAACATCATTCAATATCCGTACATTGTTTTTTTGATTGATTTTTTTTGCCCTGTAAGCATCCAGAAATTGCTCATACCTGACTTTAACAACAGCAATAGTAGGATTGGTGATAGGGCTCATACCTTTTCTTACCCGTTCCATCTCTCCTGAAATCACTTGTTCTCCCCATTTGATCAGTTCTGCTTCGGTATTCATTTCCGGGACTTTGTTATCATGTTCCTTAATACCATAAAATGAACGGATACTATTGGGTAATTCCCCACGGGCAATGGCCATATTCATTACCTGTATAAAATGAGAGATATATAGCTTTACTTTTTTATAACTCGATGGGTATTCTTTATTTTTAGCAACAGTACTGGCGTATGTATTTTTATACAACCGCACAGTCGACTCGAAATGGGAAAGAAAACCCTGTACGCGGTTAAAGGTACTCTGGGAAAATGCCAATTTGAATGGGGGCAGTTCTTTTCCTTTTAAAAATGCCTGATTTAATGCTTTTAGCCTAGCGACATCGGTATTAGGGAGTCTTCTATATGGCATATCAGTACTATATTTGATTTGATAATCCGGATTTTCTTGCGAATGTATGTAATTTTTCAACATAAACAAACATATTCGTATTTTAAATTAAAAAATTTGATTGCATTTTATTGACGAAACGTACTATTTTTTATATATAATGTAGGATACTTTCAGGAAAAATGCTTTTATACGGATTATCTTTGTGGCTTTTTCAATCATTAAGATAAGAGATGGATGCTACCAATAAAATAATTGTTGTTGCACTGGGAGAAACTTGTTGGGAAGAAAAGATGGCAAAATTTTATAATAGTGAAAGTGAGATCATTGAGATCGGAGTTTGCCTGTTGGATCCCCGGAGGGGTACTATTACCCGGAATAAGGCAATTCTGATAAAACCGGAAAAATCCGAAGTTAGTCCTTATTGTACGCGTATTACGACTATTACACAATATTTATTGGATAAGAGGGGGATACTTTTTAAAAAGGCGTGTGCCCGATTAAAATCTGAATATAAAACACATCAATACATCTGGGCCAGTTATGGGAATCATGATTTTGAAGCATTGGGAGATCAATGCAAAGAACAAAACATAGATTTTCCTTTGTCACAGAACCATATCGATGTACGGGAACTATTCAAAAGAAAGAAAAAATTACGAAAAAGGCCTTTAATGCACGAAGCGTTACAAATATTAGGATTACCCTTGGAAGGGACATATCATAGAGGGGTAGATGATGCCCGGAACATTGCAAAGATTTTATATTGGTGTATTTCTGAAAAAATCATGAATGAAAAAAGATTTTGGTTCTTGTAGCCTATATTTATAAAAAAACATGGACAATTCCAGTTGCCCATGTTTTTTCTTACTAAAAGGGGTTTGTTAATATAAAAAGCTTAACAAAATACCTGCTGCACCGGCGCTACCGATCACCCCTGCCACATTCGGTCCCATGGCATGCATCAATAGGTGGTTAGTTTTATCATATTCCTGTCCGATAACCTGAGACACCCGCGCACTATCCGGAACAGCAGAAACTCCTGAGTTGCCGATCAACGGATTGATCTTATTCCCTTCTTTCAGAAACAGATTAATAAATTTCACAAAAAGGACGCCTGCAGAAGTAGCAATAACAAAAGATGCTGCACCTAAGGCAAAAATACCTATTGATTTTGGAGTCAGGAAAGCTGTTGCCTGGGTGGAAGCTCCTACAGTAAGACCAATCAAAATGGTCACAATATCAATCATCGGTCCACTGGCCGTTGTTGCCAAACGTTTGGTCACACCGCTCTCTTTCAGTAGGTTGCCAAAAAATAACATGCCTAACAATGGTAATCCAGTAGGAACGATAAAACAAGTCAGGGTAATACCAATCAACGGGAATATAATTTTTTCCGTTTTAGATACCTGACGCGGTGGTTTCATTCTTATCAGACGTTCTTTAGGTGTGGTAAACAACCGCATAATCGGAGGTTGTATTACCGGGACAAGCGCCATATATGAATAAGCCGAAACAGCTATGGCACCTAGTAAGTCCGGAGCCAGTTTTGATGCAGTAAAAATAGCCGTAGGCCCATCA
This portion of the Bacteroidales bacterium genome encodes:
- a CDS encoding glycosyltransferase; its protein translation is MYIVFAVIVFFYGILLVWLWSGWRRLPVSKPVDSSYLSVKITVIIPMRNEEKHIGGLLQDCIHQEYPRHLFKVLVVNDHSFDQSVFVVENLHATGGNITLLHLPEGMGGKKAALYYALSHADGELIVTTDADCRLSPRWLSAIAACYENSRPEMIIGPVIFKETNTFFSKWQALEYLSLTGSAAGSASWTHPVMCSAANLAIKRETMLYYDYIYKNTLASGDDMMMMMEIKKNAGQIKYLKSLDATVMSFPSDGLKEFIHQRNRWTSKSVKYTDPDVIIVALIVFLVNFSILCCFFIGLFRTSYLWFALIMWLIKILADLPFLYSLSRFWKRKKLIRIFIPTQLIYPFYIVSTVFMGILSPVYWKGRKS
- a CDS encoding exonuclease domain-containing protein; its protein translation is MDATNKIIVVALGETCWEEKMAKFYNSESEIIEIGVCLLDPRRGTITRNKAILIKPEKSEVSPYCTRITTITQYLLDKRGILFKKACARLKSEYKTHQYIWASYGNHDFEALGDQCKEQNIDFPLSQNHIDVRELFKRKKKLRKRPLMHEALQILGLPLEGTYHRGVDDARNIAKILYWCISEKIMNEKRFWFL
- a CDS encoding sodium ion-translocating decarboxylase subunit beta, which encodes MFQFFEYTAFANFTWGHLVMICIGLIFIALAIAKEYEPLLLIPIGFGMIIGNIPFYPGLSIGIYESGSVLNILYHGVQNGWYPPLIFLGIGAMTDFSALISNPKLMLIGAAAQFGIFGAYAIALLMGFTPAEAGAIGIIGGADGPTAIFTASKLAPDLLGAIAVSAYSYMALVPVIQPPIMRLFTTPKERLIRMKPPRQVSKTEKIIFPLIGITLTCFIVPTGLPLLGMLFFGNLLKESGVTKRLATTASGPMIDIVTILIGLTVGASTQATAFLTPKSIGIFALGAASFVIATSAGVLFVKFINLFLKEGNKINPLIGNSGVSAVPDSARVSQVIGQEYDKTNHLLMHAMGPNVAGVIGSAGAAGILLSFLY